Proteins encoded by one window of Micromonospora coxensis:
- a CDS encoding CsbD family protein, with amino-acid sequence MGIDDKIGNASEEAAGKVKEGAGRATDDERLEAEGRGDQTSANVKQAGEKIKDAFKS; translated from the coding sequence ATGGGTATCGACGACAAGATCGGCAACGCCTCCGAAGAGGCCGCCGGCAAGGTCAAGGAAGGCGCCGGCCGGGCGACCGACGACGAGCGGCTCGAAGCCGAGGGCCGCGGCGACCAGACCAGCGCGAACGTCAAGCAGGCCGGCGAGAAGATCAAGGACGCCTTCAAGAGCTGA